The genomic stretch GCGGCGGCGCGGGACGTTGGCGGGGCGGCGACGGGGGCACCCGCGTCGTGCGGTTCCTCGCGCCGATGACCGCCTCCATCCTGTCGAACGGGCGCGGCGCGGGCGGATTCGGTCTCGCCGGGGGCGCGGCCGGAGCGGCGGGCCGCAACCGGGTGGTGCGCGCCGACGGCCGCACCGAAGTGTTGGGTCATATCGGCTCGGCCGACATGGCCCCCGGCGACCTGTTCATCATCGAGACCCCGGGCGGTGGTGGCTACGGTCGAGCGCCCTGACCTCCGTACGCTGGCGGTTGCCATCGCCATCCGTCGGCGTCGGTGCGCGCCCGCTATCGGCGCTTCGAGCGGCCGAGGCGGCGGCCCGTGGTGGCTCAGCCGGGGGAGCTGCGGGAGCCAAAGCGGGCCAGGACTTGCCGAAAGGCGTCGGGGTCGGACGATTGCAGGCGTTCGAGGGCCGCCGTGGCAGACGCCAGCAAGGCCTCGCGATGGCTGCCCTTGACCCGCTCGATCTCGCGATGCACCGCCTGCAACTCGACATGGCGCCGACGCTGTTCGTCGGTCTGCCACTCGGCCTGGTCCGACAACGCCAGCACGACGTCCATCAACAGCCCGAGCTGCCGCCCGTAGGACGCGGTCTCGAAAATCTCCTTCTCCAGCGCGCCGACCCCGGCGCGGGGAGGTATCGCACCGAAGAACCAGCGGGTGTCGGGTGCGATGTCTTGCACCACATCGCCGCTGAACGGCCAATGGATGTTCGGGTTCCACAACCACAACCACGGCAGCATGGGTCGTCTCCCGAAGTGAACCCAACGAAGTTCGGGCATGTGAGACGCGCGGGTGCCCCGGCGCGGACGGCGGCGATGGCGCACAAGCGCCACGGCTGCGTATATCATCTTCTCAGCGATCGCGCATCTGGCCGATGACCCTTTGAAGCCAGCGGCTCGATCCGGTGGCGCCGTTTCCGGTCTTGCAACGCTTGCACACATATTAGAGCGGGCAGAGACGCGAATAATGCGATCACTTCGGAGCGTCTTGTGTGATGCGGCGAACGATGCAGTGCCTGTATATGCACGTGCTCTGAGGACTCGACGGGAATGGCGGCGGTCGGTCACTTGAGGCCGCTGTAAGCAGAGGGATAGGAGGATCCATGAAAGCGTGGCAGGAGGAAGATATCCACTCCTTGCTGACGATCGGTTCGGAGGCGGAGCTGTTTTCGCGGCTCACTTTGACGATCGGTTCGGAGGCGGAGCTGTTTTCGCGGCTCACTTCTGTGGCCCAGGATCTCGGCTTCGATTTCTGCGCGTACGGCTTGCGCATGCCGTTGCCGCTTTCCAACCCGCGCATCGCGATGTTCAATAACTATCCGCTCAGCTGGCAGCAGCGTTACCAGGAGCGGGGTTATGTCGCAGTCGACCCGACAGTGCACCACGGCATGCGTTCATCGCTGCCGCTGGTCTGGTCCGACAGCGTCTTTGCATCCAGCCGCGAGTTGTGGGAAGAGGCACGGTCGTTCGGCCTGAAGGTGGGCTGGGCGCTGGCGTATCGAGATCCGAACGGGATTCGCAGCCTGCTGACGCTCTCGCGTTCCAGCGGCGAACTGACGTCGACGGAGTTGAAGACCAAGATGTCGAAGATGTACTGGCTGGCGCAGGTGGGCCACCAGGGCATGAGCGACCGTGTTTCAACTCGCTTGATGCCGGAGTTCGATATCCGGTTGAGCGAGCGCGAGACGGAGGTGTTGCGGTGGACCGCCGACGGCAAGACCTCGAACGAAGTCGCTGACATCTTGAACATTTCAGAGCGCACCGTGAATTTCCACATCAGCAATGCCATGGGCAAGCTCGGTGCGAGCAACAAGACGGCGGCCGCGATCCGTGCGGCAGTGCTCGGTTTTCTCTGAACCGGGGTGTTCGAGGGTGGCCGGCCTGACGCGCGTGAGCGCCTCTGGACGGCCAAGCAGGGTCATCCGGGCGGCGCGATGCCCACGGCCTGGGCAACTGTCAGCTGCCAGTCCAGGGCATTCAGGCGTTCGTTCAATAACTGCATCGTCAGCGCCGGCCCCAGGTCGGACCGGCGCTCGTCGACCAGCATCAAATTGCTCCTCACCCCGGGCGCGAGCAGCATCGGCAGCCCGCTGCCGGGATCAACTTGCCAGTCCCAGCCCAGCGACACCATCGGGGCTTCACAACTGACCCACTCGGTGTACCCCATGATGCTTGGCATGGCCTCGCCGCAGCGTGGTCGTGCCTGCAGGTCGATGTCAAGGCCGGAGAACAAGTGAGTGAAGCGCGTCGACATCACGATCGCCCACGTCAGCCGCAGGTAGCCGTCGTCGGGTTGTGAGGGCGGGCCGACGTTCAGGGTGAACGAGGTGGCGAGCGCTGGCGGTGCAGGCCGACGCGCCGCTGCCGCGGGGAAGTCGCGGCGCACGTCGTCGTGCACCCGCGTCTTGTTGCCGCCGGCGGGTGCCGGGGGCGCTGAAGTGCTTCCGCAGGTGATCCAATACCGCCCGAGGACTGCGCGGCGCCCAGACCGGAATGTCCTTGTCATGGGAGTTCGACTGATTACATGACTGGCGCGCCTGGTGCCAGCGGTTGTCTCATCTGGGTGGCGAAGCCCGGGCCGTTCGAACCGTGTCGCCTTGGCCGCCCACCCGCATCTGTGTTTCCCTGGGCAGTGCCGCAGGATGCTAGAGGCCGCCTGCGGCAGTGGGTAGTGTCTGATTTGTCAGGGGAGAGCCGTCCAGCATAAAGCGAGCCGCGTTATCCCTCAAGATAAGCACCTGTCAGTTCTGTCAATCCTGACAGTTGTTGCGGGTGGGGGGGTGATCTGAAATCTGGCGCTCCTGAAAAGTAGCTTGCTGGAGGAGGATCCCGTGGAGATCATTTGCGGAACAGGCGATACATTGGCGCCGGGCATCACCAACGCCCTTGCCGCCTACCGATACCGGGTGTTCGTTGAAACCCTTGGCTGGGACCTTCCCGTTCAAGGCAACGCGGAGACGGACGAATTCGACGGCCCGCACACGATGTACGTGATCGCGCGCAACGAGCGTGGTGAAATCTGCGGTTGTGCCCGGCTGTTGC from Caldimonas brevitalea encodes the following:
- a CDS encoding DUF4902 domain-containing protein, translating into MHDDVRRDFPAAAARRPAPPALATSFTLNVGPPSQPDDGYLRLTWAIVMSTRFTHLFSGLDIDLQARPRCGEAMPSIMGYTEWVSCEAPMVSLGWDWQVDPGSGLPMLLAPGVRSNLMLVDERRSDLGPALTMQLLNERLNALDWQLTVAQAVGIAPPG
- a CDS encoding autoinducer binding domain-containing protein, whose translation is MKAWQEEDIHSLLTIGSEAELFSRLTLTIGSEAELFSRLTSVAQDLGFDFCAYGLRMPLPLSNPRIAMFNNYPLSWQQRYQERGYVAVDPTVHHGMRSSLPLVWSDSVFASSRELWEEARSFGLKVGWALAYRDPNGIRSLLTLSRSSGELTSTELKTKMSKMYWLAQVGHQGMSDRVSTRLMPEFDIRLSERETEVLRWTADGKTSNEVADILNISERTVNFHISNAMGKLGASNKTAAAIRAAVLGFL